The region GCAATCTACCTGTCATACTAAAGTGGCTGCCTTTACCTAATACTGTTTGACTGCAGAGCACTTACGTTTGTGTGTCACAGTTGCTGTCAAATCAGTCCATGGAAGTCTGTGAGTTGGCTCAATTACCTGCTGAGCTTTAGCAATAATTATCATAAGAATTACATACCTGTTGGTGTCTTTGATCAAATATCAAAAGGATCATCAACAAAAAGGAGCACAATACACATCAATTTAGACAGATGACAGGACATAAGGTTTTCAGCGATCCTATTCAACTAAGATGTTGATCCACGTTGAAATTAGGTGAAAACCTGTCTGACTTCAAATCAAACTGGAGGTATAATCAGATGGTTTGACTTACTTACTTTCTCCTCCAGGTCCTGTCACTCGGAGCCGATGTGCTACCAGAGTACAAACTCCAGACAGCGCGCATTGACAAGTTCACCATTCTCCACTACAGCCCCTTCAAAGCCGTGTGGGACTGGCTGATCCTGCTGCTGGTCATCTACACTGCAATCCTCACTCCCTACTCTGCAGCTTTTCTTCTCAATGACACAGAGGAGCAGAAGAGGCGTGAATGCGGATACTCCTGCAGCCCTCTTAATGTAGTGGATTTAATGGTGGATATCATGTTCATCATCGACATCCTCATAAACTTCAGGACCACTTACGTAAACCTGAACGAGGAGGTGGTCAGCGATCCAGCTAAGATTGCAATTCATTACTTTAAAGGCTGGTTCCTTATAGACATGGTGGCGGCAATCCCCTTTGACCTTCTTATCTTTGGCTCAGGATCAGATGAGGTATGTTCTCTCTaatgcatatttttttcctgtttgttttttttgctcccAGAGAGCTTTGCTGCACATCAACCATGCAATGACCATGCTTTCACTGTTATCCATTTACTAAGTCCAGACTTGTGCCCCTGGGCCCCTACTTAAAGCCTGAATCTTTCTGTCTCGGCTCTAAAAAGGATTACtttaaattgcatgttttttcatactttttttttctctcttttttgaatGGTCCTGATTCTAGAATCCATTTACACGGATTAATGGCTTACCAAATGGAAATCAATGATGCATTTATGTGAAGAGCACGCCAACGGGGGTGTGTGCACAGCTTACATGCAGATGTGAGATGGCCATTGGTAGGCTAGCTGCCAGGCCTTTTGGCATGTTATTTGGTAGGATATGTACCTTCAGGTTCTGAATCCACTTCAATGCTTTACCGTGCTTTGTAGGCACTCCATTACACCAGAAAAGCTTCTGATTATACAGTACACCATAATCATGTTTTGTCGCCGCTGCTGAGTCAGTTTATTGAATGACAAcacccaaaaaagaaaattgacgTTTGTAAATCCCAAAACAGTCCTGGCCAATTTGTACAATAGGTTTCAAGTAAACATGTTATATTTTgactataaaataatatattgtttcataatatatattatttatatgatATATTACATAGCCAACCATGACTTTTACACTAATAACttgattttcatttgaaaaaacatctgAGGGGTAAAACTTTCAGGTCTGTAAATAGGTCATACACTGTGATACCATGacacattgtttaaatgtataGGTTACCAGCTTAGTGTTTCTAATTTTCAGACACGGGAAATCTTGCTTAACTGcattttcattcagaaaataaaagcaactgTAACAGTGGCAGATGGTTTTCACAAGGCTCATTTAATTTTGCAGCTTAACGAGACGGTTTTAACAAGAGCTTAAGTAAACCTTATGATCGGAGCAgagaaaatatttgaaaaagatttcaacCAATGTCTTGTTGCTTTCAAAACTTAGTACTGCCAGAAGATTTGACATACTGTGCAAGGCAGTATCCAGAATTGGCACCATGCTGTGTTTTGCAAATAATAACTagtcaaaacagaaaaactaaatatttattttaagctGTTTCACTGTGAATATGGTGAAAAATAAGTTGAGTGCTTAAACCTCATATTGTTGTTCCTGTCAGAGAGTAgcatggagggagagaaagaaggaaggggGGTTGTAGTGCTGTGCAGCTGGGTTATGTAATTGTTTGTTCAGGTACTTCATTGAATTTTCATTCGTTTGTAGAGTTTACATGTAGTGTGACTGTTGGTTTAACCCAAacaggatttttaaggccaaatTGAATATTCTGTTTGAAATATTTCACGGTTAAtctttttaattagtttttattctGGTGTTGTTAAATGGATGATTGGTGATATTTTTGTTAACCCAGCAGTGAAACAGGCCTTAATTATGATCAGTTATATATGACCAGTCTTACTGAGGTTGTACTCAGTATTGTTTACTTAAAATAACCTCCAGAGCTCGCTACTACTTGCTGAGCTATAGCAACTTTACCGTACATTAGGTAAATTAGATCCATACATAACTATACTGTGCATAACATAATTTCTTTTAGTGGGCGGGTCAGTGATGCTGCCATTTCTGGCCATTCAAATCAATTGGAAAAGTTTGTGGTCATAGGTGAATGATATAAATGTCAATGGGATTACAAGTACAAGATTGGAGCCAAACCTCTAATGTCAATCCAAATGCTTAACTTAAAACAGGAAGGTTTTCCCAAAGATTAGCTCTCACAATAATTTAGGCCctcaaaaaaacaagatgaatcTCTTTTCAAAAGCAGAAAGCTTGCAGTTAAGTCAGATATCCTATATGTTATACTGAAAAAGAGGTTGGAAATCATACAATTCCGGCTTATTGCACAATTGTAACCAACATATCaataaagcagaacaaaaaTGATTGCTGGCACAGTTTTGAAAGATAATTTAAAGACAGCTTAATATGATATTTTGAAGGCCTAAACAACTCTGCCACTTGGCTTTAAATACAGGATAACACAATATTAAATGCCAATGCTTAATAATGTCTGGATTCAAACATAGTGGAACTGTTGTTTAAACAACTTTAACTtcataataaagaaacaaaatgaggaaaatgttaaatagattttgttcttcatttgtcttaagaaaataaagatttaatgcAATATCAACTGAGTGGTAAGGAAGGAGAGTGTTCAGACATTAACTTCATTTAAAGGTCATTCAGTAATTGTTTGGTAAATAAATCAGCTTGCCATTTGGAATGATGGTTAGTGTTGCTAAAATCTTTCTTGATGACACAAAAGCAGCAACAAACTCCCAGGAAGTCACTTGAATGAGTGTTACTGCCTGTTCGGTGTTGAATAAAcgaggatttatttttttgtgcccTGCAGGTGTCTTCAAGTCTGTGTTCATTTGCCTTTGACCAAAGAGCTGTAGAGAGTTGCCACAATGgagttttggtcttttttcacTGTTGTGGAAACTTGTTACCACAGTTTGTGAACTGTGAAGTAACTCTGAATTTGTCACCGCTCTAAAATTGTGGTTAACAAAGAGAACATGTCAGAGTGCACGGCTGTGGAAGATGTGCGACAAATAAAATTGTTTCTTGATGAGAGAATTGCAtgataaatgaaatgtcaaataCTGAAATAAGACATATGCTGTTGTAATATATTACTGCAAAAGTATTCTACTACTCAAACTAATATTACTAATGAATTACCCTACTGTGCATTTTGTTTAGACCACCACTCTGATTGGCCTGTTGAAGACAGCTAGGCTCCTGCGATTGGTGCGTGTAGCCAGGAAGCTGGACCGCTACTCTGAGTATGGTGCTGCAGTCCTCATGCTGCTCATGTGCATCTTTGCCCTCATTGCCCACTGGCTAGCCTGTATATGGTATGCCATTGGCAATGTGGAAAAGCCCTACTTGGAGCACAAGATTGGCTGGCTGGACAATCTGGGCGTGTCCATAGGAAAGAGATACAACTACAGCGACCCAAGCTCGGGTCCCTCTATCAAGGACAAGTATGTGACAGCACTTTACTTCACCTTCAGCAGTCTGACCAGTGTGGGCTTTGGAAATGTTTCCCCAAACACCAACTCAGAGAAGATCTTTTCCATCTGTGTCATGTTGATTGGCTGTGAgtatgttttggtcttttttattttaattttagctATACTTAATTCTGCATTTCTCTAGTGCAGCACCTAAAGGATTAAGGCATACACCGATTTTTATCACATCCTAAACTATCTATTGCATGTCTGTCCTGGGAGAGGGATCACTCCTCTCTTGCTCATCCTGAGGTTTCtttcaattcattgttttttctttccaaaggAAAGGATAGAGGGTGTATGCTGTACAGATTGTGAAGCCTCCTGAGGCAACTCAGGGATTTTGTGAAATTgagctacagtatataaataaaaattgacttGATTAGACTTGACTAGACGGATTGTCTGTGTTCATGTCAGTACTTGTTCACCTTCAATCAAGTTAACagcgtgtctgtctgtgggcAAATGCaataaacatgcaaaacagTCTGTAGAATCTAACTCACCTCTTCATCATTGTTTGTATTGCAGCCCTGATGTATGCCAGCATTTTTGGAAACGTCTCTGCAATAATCCAGAGGTTGTACTCAAGTACGGCCCGATATCATGCTCAAATGTTACGGGTCAAGGAGTTCATACGCTTTCACCAGATACCCAACCCGCTGAGGCAGAGGCTGGAAGAGTACTTTCAACACTCCTGGGCCTACACCAATGGCATTGATATGAACAcggtaaataaaaaaggatcaCCACATCTACCTGTCCTCTAAATGTAACTGGAAATCATACCCACAATAATGAACTGTCATAAATGAATGTCATTGAATGATTGTAGAAATGCTATGTATGCAAGAATCTAAAAAGagctttctttctcttgtctgCTTTTCATCTGGATTAACATCtctacactggtaagagcaggaggtacatgtttttatttcttgtcatTTTCTTGTCATAAAATAGCAACCCCGTTATCCTGATAGTGTCAATATTAGAGATTTCCATTACTTATGCATGATTTGTGTGAATGTATCTAAGTATTACAGCATAGTTTCATATCTCAAAGCAAATACATCCTATTTTAGACCAAAACATGTGagtgaaatgtgtgtgaagTAGCATGTGCTGAAAATGGCATCCTGTCTCGTTTCAATTCCATTAGAAACTTTTAATCAACAACATCCTTTTGTAGTCAACAAACCTACTACTCACCAGAAATGTGTTAATGCTCATTTCATCCTAGATTTGAGATTGTGTGCAAGGTTTTTATTCCCAGGTATTTTTATGGATTTTGGTAGAGTTCAGTTTCAATCAATTTCCTATCAATTCAAGAAATGAAAGGTATTTAAGGCAACAACTCAAGATTAAGTGCGTACTCACTAATTAACGCTTTACATTCCCATAAATTAGCTCTTCCTCCATCTTATATATTTTACACACTTTAAAGGTGTGGGATAAAGCATAAACATTGTGATCACTAAACATGGGTACTGGTCAGGGAagtctgttttcttctttaacaagcaaataaaaatgcatgtagCCAGTTCTTTTCTTTAAGTGGATGCATACATCAAAAGTCTGGATTTAATCCATGGCTTCCACAAATGAGTGGATTTTGGGTAGAAAATTGGTGGCCTCTTTGGTAATCACACAGTACACATTCTCCCCACtacaatattatataaaaagaaagagacaaagccAAAACTGACAAAGCAATATGTGTTTAGCTCAGGGGGCGGTTACATAAATCCAGGTGGCTGTTATTTTTACAATAACTATAAAAAAATCCCACAAAATCAggaattattacattttgatatAATTTATATGAATGCGTCTTGATTGAAATATACCATAGTGAATTTTTTCTTCCGATACACTAAAGATGTAAGGTCTCTTAATGCAATAATAGGTCTATGACTCTGTCCTCTTACACTCATCTTAACCCATTTGCTTTCCACCGGCTTGCAGAAAAAATCTATTTGAGTATATCAAACTCAATATTCTCTGAATTTCTCTCACGGAATTTCTCTGCATCACAGGTGTTAAAAGGTTTTCCTGAGTGCCTGCAGGCAGATATCTGCCTTCATCTCAACAAGAGTCTTCTTCAAAACTGCAAAGCGTTCCAAGGAGCCTCCAAAGGATGCCTGAGGGCCTTGGCCATGCACTTCAAAACCACTCATGCCCCTCCTGGAGACACTCTGGTCCATAGTGGTGATGTGCTTACCGCTCTCTACTTTCTGTCTCGCGGCTCTATTGAGGTCCTTAAAGATGACATTGTGGTAGCCATCCTGGGTAAATACAATCCCTTGTTGATTATGTGAATTGTAATAATGAGCATTACTAGGTAAGGGCTACTAAATTAATAAGAGATTGTTATGTATGTCCtatgaaaactgaaaatggtATAGGGGATTTATAAATCTTCTTTGAGCCTagaaagattgttttttgtttgaccTTTTGCCAGTGCCAATCATTAGTATCATGAAAGTAGTAGCAGTGGCAGTGGCTGTTGTTCTCAAAATGTCCTCATGTCACAGAGAGGCTGACAGTCAAACCTGTtgagacaaatacaaaaaactatTCTGCAGcttttgaaaaaggaaagggtGGTTCAAAGTCCTATTATTCTCAGTTTGCATACGTAAATCTAATGTCAATGCTATCAATATGCCAAGATTTAGCTTTTTGTATATAGTCAAATTGCACTACTTACAACAGTGTCTCGCTAATACCCACGTGTGAATATATTCAAATGGTTGTATTGAACAGATTGGGGATTTAAAATTTCTCTATTCACATTTTGTatattactatactatactatacaaaGTGTACTATTCCTTTAATGCACATGTGGGTTTCTACCTTGGGCTTTTTGTGAAGGGTATTAATTATGTAGTTTGTTCTGATTGATTGAAATATTTGAATTATTGATTGAGCTAACCTCCTACTCTGCCTCGGATGCTTGATATTTTCAAGTATGTGGAGATACTGCTGTCACAAGCTGAGGAAAGGATAGACAGTGCAGTTTCGCACTGGACACAGTATTTTAGCAGAGTAATATTTAGGAGGAGGCTCAGCCTGACTTGTGTGCACATTGAAGAATTAACTCTTATAATTGTGAGTCCTTTAAACGTGGATAATGGTAAGGTTATTGCAGCAGCTTAATCACACTGTGATCACACCTTTTGACAAGAATGGCAAGGTGTGCCTGCTGTCCCCTATTATGTCCTCCAGGCAATAAGGCTGTTCATGTAACAGGTTTGAGTCTCTGTGGCATTTCTATTAAGTGGCTCCATGAAAGCTTGTTTGGCAATTTCAAAGAACATGGGAAAATAGCTGCCACTTTTTTGACAGCACAGGGAAATGACTTGAAGTTGCAAGATAGGGATTATTTAAATGGGCAGTAAAAGACTATTCTGACTAAAACCATTGCCAGCTATGAATGTGAAATACTATTAAGCCTCCGTTTTATAGCATAATGATAGTGAATACTCATTTCTTGTATTAGAACAATGAGTATGTATCTTCTCTCTTTAACAAGCAGTTGCTACAGGCCACATCTAGATTAAAGTTGGCATTATTAATGAGATGAATGCTCTCCAAAGCTGCAACCAACAGAAGAGGGTTTAAGTTTAGCAAATctgctgaaacacacaaaaaaacattactaacaaacacactgtgCTGTTGTATTTAATACAAACATAATGCTCCAACAGCACCGTTTTGCTGTAATTTGTTTGTGAAAACCAAACTGTCGCAGCCTCTAACAGGTAGTGGTCAGCTGATAGCGCTAAAGAAATGTTCCTCTTGTAATGATACTGAACCTGACAAGGTTACTTGCATTGTTTCACAAGTGAGGAAATAGTGTCTTACATTACAATCCAGGTTAATGATGATCTAAATCCTTGTGCTGAGAGCTGCATGTTGGGAAGAGATTCAGCACTCTGTGCAAGGCTATTCTCTGGGGTAGAAAGGTGTCCGGTGCATGCTGTGAAAGGCACACTGGCAGCCAACATATCATATCTTTCTTCTGAACCCCTGCTTACAGTGTTGGCATTTAGTGAACCCAGGGACCAACAAAGGGATTTTTTAACAAGGCCTTTAAACTAGACTTCCAGTCCTTTGCTAAGTGGACTCTTACTTTAGTATAGAAAACTTGGATGGTAGTCGTCATGACGTCCTAGCAATATGCTTGGCTTCATTACGCGATAAGCCATTATCAACACACGTTTTTCGCTTTGAAGTATGCAAGTGTGTCAGTCACTATCAAACCCTCCGTTTTTCCCGCACATCAAAGCTGCTTTGAGTTATCAGTTTATCCTCAGCATAAATTTTTGATCAAAGATAGGGAGAAAACTGATGCACACACCTTGGGAGACCATctacacagagaggaaaggctttttgatttttattatccacaaaaacaaacatgtctgTGCCCTTTTAGTGAGAGCCTGAGGAACAGCGAGACAAGTCTATAGAAAACAAGACTCAACTTATTCTCTATAACGCGCATGGCTCGTTGTAGAAGTCAGTGAAGGTAACACTGACATGTTTTCCCCCATACTAGTGAGCCTTTCGAGAAGattaattttctttgtttgtgtgtgtgtgtgtgtgtgtgtgtgttgataccAGGAATAAATGACATATTTGGAGAAATGATCCATCTATTTTCCAAGCCCGGAAAGTCCAACGCTGATGTGCGAGCTCTGAGTTACTGTGACCTGAGCACCATTCAGAGGGAAGATCTGCTGGAGGTGATAGACATGTACCCAGAGTTTGCTGACTACTTCTTCAACAACCTGGAGCTTACCTTCAACCTCAGAGATGAGTCTCCAAAGGTAGACGATATTGCACTGGTATTATGGGAGCTACATGTTCAATTGATGCGATTCACATTGTCAAGGCTATGGACATTCACAGTTATactgttatatttatattgCAAGATTTAATTAATCTTTTAACAACTTAAAATTTATAAATTTTGACCACTAATTGTAtcaattaatatatattattgatCCCATTGTTGCAGCCATCAGGCTCCCAAGGCGGGGATTCAGGCGGCGAGGCCAGTAAGAACATTAAAAGAAGGATCTCTTTTACACCAGATGTATCTAAAGGTAAGTGGAAATTAATCTGCACAGGTCCAGTACGGCCTCTTGTGGTCGCAAATCTGTTCTTTGTTATTGATTACTGAGTGGAGTTCCCTGGGAGAATCTATTCCATAAGGACTACAATACATTGTTATTCCACTGACTCCTGTTGATTGCCCTTCTATAGGGGGAGGCAAAGAAGTTATTAAACCCttggggagggggagggagtcTAACTCGTGCCTGAAGATAAGTTCAGAATTCCTGGGTCCTTCTCCACCCGATGCCCCAGTCCTGGACTCCAATCTTATTGTCAGagacaacaaaaagcaaagacCATCTTTTGAAggtaatgtgtttttgttttactgataAGTATTATGTCAACATAATCTTGAGAACTTATTAAGAAGTGTTGCTAGGGGTTCCTTGGTGGTGCAGGGCAAACACGTAATTGGCAACAATGAGAGGCCAGTGCGGGTTTTTGTCGTTGTTGTTGTAATAGCAACTTCTATTTGAAGCTTGGAGCAAATGTGTGGAGGTGGTTGAGATCTTTCCGGGCTTCCAATGCTCATTTGACTAACATATACATGAGTTTAAAGGCTTATAGTACACAAAAAGACTGCACAGCGATTTCTAACACTATGAGACAGGATTTTCTAAATTAGGGGAAATAGCAATTGAATCACAGCAATAGCCTAATCTAATCATCAACTGATTATTGTATACAATAAAAGCCAAACATTATAAGCTTCACAAAGGCTTTTATAGCATGGTTATTGCAATACATGGCATCATATTTTACTGCTGCATGTTTTGTACATATCAGCAACAGTCAATTCAATGCcctattttatttatcttttatgattattttttggggcctttaaggcctttatttccacagaacAGATGTAAAcataaaaggagagaaagggggggagaatgacatgcagcaaagggccgccggtcggagttgaacccacgGTCGCTGCGTCTTTACGTGTGCTCCTGCTCTACCGaatgagctaacccggccactcAATGCcctattttttataaaataaaaggacCGGACTATGACACAGGCGTTAAATACATGTAATGTCATTGTCAATGTACATGTTGATGTCATTTAACTCAATATCTGAGGTCTTGGTTGTTGTAACTTCAGGTATCCAATAGTCACATCTGTAAAAGGGGGCCGGGCGTTAAAGACTTACATTTGCAATAACAAATAGTGTCTCTTACTAAACCAGTgtgcttgatttaaaaaaaaactgtctataACCTTTTATAGAAATCGCAGAATTTTGAATGAGCAAAGCACATCCCAATGACAAGATTGGCAAACCAAGTAGTTAGAGTTAGACCTTTGTTGATATGAAGAAAACTAAGAACTAAGTGACAGACTGAAGCTGTTAAGCTCTACTGCTGGAAGGATACACAATACGAGGCCACTTAAGGGCAAAGTGCCATTCATGGTAAAGGCACACACAACATCCAACAAGGGTCATCATATCTTTAAAGCTTATCATGATAGTACATAGCCAACTGCACAGACTGCAGCACCTGATAGGGTAATCACAGTAGTctgtgtttaaaatcacaaaagagGCTCAACACATATCAGTGGACAGCAAGCTGAATACTACCAGGTGCCCAGCAGAGATAACAACAGAGTTAGTTTGCTACTGGAAAACATGGCATCAATTCTCCCAGTACAAGGGCTTGATAGATTACAACAAGGAACCTACACACAGGTCTCCTGTAGAGATTAATTACattctattttagtttttttttagtgatgACGTTGGCCTGACCCACATGTGATGATGTAAAGCATGCATGTTGGTTTGGCTCTCCAGATCTTTGCTGTGATAAATGGGCCTGTAAGAAGCCTACGGACTACCTGGATGAGTCAGCACATTTGCAGGACCTGAGAGACGATAATTCTGCCACTGAGATCACATATGGAGACCTGGAACACCGCTTAGGTCAGCTTCAAGAGCACTTAA is a window of Etheostoma cragini isolate CJK2018 chromosome 11, CSU_Ecrag_1.0, whole genome shotgun sequence DNA encoding:
- the LOC117953455 gene encoding potassium voltage-gated channel subfamily H member 7-like, which encodes MPVRRGHVAPQNTFLGMIIRKFEGQNRKFLIANARVENCAIIYCNDGFCEMTGFSRPDIMQKPCTCDFLHGSLTDKEAISQVAQAVFGSEERKVEITYYRKDGSDFQCNIHVIPVKNEEGLVMMFILNFDYVLDEESDNSTEKISPTSPTKSDQRSSRFFRFRQAALSLMNTKQSLPQEDPDAVMVDPPKENEVALQSLSSPTKSICSPIETNDTHGLIGSSLHSPQAKVGPEPLDHSSPKLLWENLYQTEPHQSSSALSNTFPRGSMNSMRRASSVHEIEAYSSNSKSIFRDGQTSEGPFNHVKSSLLGSTSDSNINKYSTISRIPLIALTFSEGTDKKTQSPPTSETTIIAPKVKDRTHNVTEKVTQVLSLGADVLPEYKLQTARIDKFTILHYSPFKAVWDWLILLLVIYTAILTPYSAAFLLNDTEEQKRRECGYSCSPLNVVDLMVDIMFIIDILINFRTTYVNLNEEVVSDPAKIAIHYFKGWFLIDMVAAIPFDLLIFGSGSDETTTLIGLLKTARLLRLVRVARKLDRYSEYGAAVLMLLMCIFALIAHWLACIWYAIGNVEKPYLEHKIGWLDNLGVSIGKRYNYSDPSSGPSIKDKYVTALYFTFSSLTSVGFGNVSPNTNSEKIFSICVMLIGSLMYASIFGNVSAIIQRLYSSTARYHAQMLRVKEFIRFHQIPNPLRQRLEEYFQHSWAYTNGIDMNTEVLKGFPECLQADICLHLNKSLLQNCKAFQGASKGCLRALAMHFKTTHAPPGDTLVHSGDVLTALYFLSRGSIEVLKDDIVVAILGINDIFGEMIHLFSKPGKSNADVRALSYCDLSTIQREDLLEVIDMYPEFADYFFNNLELTFNLRDESPKPSGSQGGDSGGEASKNIKRRISFTPDVSKGGGKEVIKPLGRGRESNSCLKISSEFLGPSPPDAPVLDSNLIVRDNKKQRPSFEDLCCDKWACKKPTDYLDESAHLQDLRDDNSATEITYGDLEHRLGQLQEHLNRIESQLMTDIQTILQLLQRQPTLGPPAYSTVTASPDYHRPAVKVQPVALTARDFFSHTGTQGPSLQLEKAIQESKDSLSSLANMNAPNEGSLTAMLVQRNTEPQQQQQQQQQQQQQIPGHQQSALIFLPTETSSTSSSSQAPSDSNLNTTGLHRPILDQEFPRP